DNA from Bacillota bacterium:
AGAAAATATGTGGGCAATTACATTGAAATCAATCAGTATGCTTACACATCGAGCGGTGATACTAGACGCTTTACCAGCATGAGCAGCCCCTTCTCCAATACTTACTTCACCCAGGAACTGCAGGTATTGGGTATGGCTGAAATCAGGGAATCCTTTGAGTTGGATAACCTGGAACCCGGCCCCGATGCAATTTCTTTTGCCTGGTGGAGTCTGTTTTAGGGTGAGGATAGTTTAAGATTAGATTGATGAAGCCCCCGGTTTTTAACCGGGGGCTTTTATAGATCATAAACCTAATGCATAGCTGTAACAATAATTCATTTAATAACTGGTGTTAATAAAACCTGCCAGTTTCTTTTACCATCTTTAATATCACTACTTGTAGCTGTAAAACCCGCGGCCGCTTTTACGGCCCAGGTGGCCGGCGCGAACCATTTTGCGAATCAGGGGGCAGGCCCGGTACTTGGAATCGCCTGTTTCTTTGTACAACGTATCCTGCACAGCGAGTAGGACATCGATACCGACCAGGTCGGCCAGGGCAAGTGGGCCGATAGGATGATTGGCCCCTAGCATCATTCCCTTATCAATATCTTCAGCGCCGGCAACTCCTTCCATGAGAACGAATGCTGCTTCATTAATCATGGGAACCAGAATACGGTTAACCACGAACAGCGGGGCTTCATTGACGGTAATCGGTTCTTTACCCAGTTTTTCTGAGATATCCATAATTAAATTAAAAGTTTCTTCAGAGGTTGCCGCGCCTTTAATTACCTCGACCAGCTTCATTACCGGAACCGGGTTAAAGAAGTGCATACCAACCACCTTGTCGGGTCTGCCTGTTGCTGAGGCCATCTCGGTAATACTTAGACCTGAGGTGTTGGAGGCCAGGACGGTTTCCGGCCGGCAGACTGCATCCAGCTCCTTGTAGAGCACTTTTTTTAACTCCATATTTTCAATCACTGCTTCGATAACCAGATCGACACTTTTAAATTCTTCCAGATTTGTCGTCCCCTTGATCCGGCCGAGAATCTCGTCAGCTTCCTGCTGTGTCTTTTTACCTTTTTCAACTGCCCGTCCAAGGTTTTTACTGATTACACCCAAACCGCGCTGGACAAAGTTATCTTCAACATCACGCATAATCACATTAAAACCGGCTTCTGCTGAAACCTGGGCAATCCCACTGCCCATAGTCCCGGCGCCGACAACGCCAATTGTTTTGATATCCATTTAGATCAGCTCCTTTATAATCGCCTTCTCCTATCCTGAAAAGCGAGGTCTCCGGCAAATAATACTTTAATGGCCCTTGAATTCAGGGGGGCGCTTCTCGAGGAATGCTCTGGCTCCTTCTTTTTGGTCTTCCGTATCGCATAGCCTGGCAAATAGCGCAGCTTCCAGCTCCTGTCCTTCTCCAAGTGTCTTGTCCAACCCTTCATTTACAGCCTGCTTGGCCAGGCGAACAGCAATGGGTCCTACCTTTAAAATTTTAGCCGCCAGTTCGCGAGCTTTATTCAGTGATTCACCCTCGGGAGTCAGGTGATCGGCCAGGCCGATGCGGTATGCTTCCGCCCCGTCGATCATCGCCCCGGTAAAGATCAGTTCTTTGGCCTTGCCCGGTGAGATAGTCCTGGGCAGGCGCTGTGTTCCTGCATAGCCCGGGAAAATACCGAGGGTTACTTCCGGCAGGCCTACTTTGGCATTTTCGGCAACAACCCGGATATCACAGGCCAGGGCCAGTTCCATCCCGCCACCGAGAGCAAAGCCGTTGACCGCAGCGATTACCGGTGCAGGAAAGTCAGCGATTTTCTGAAATACCGCCTGCCCGCGGCGGCTTAATTTTTCTCCATTGGCGCTGTTTAATGAAGGAAACTCGGTGATGTCGGCACCGGCAACAAAGGCCTTTTCTCCCGCACCGGTGATTATTACAGCCCCTACATTCTCATCTTTGGCCAAATCATCAAAGACTGCCTCAAGTTCGTTCAATACCGACTGGTTCAGAGCGTTGACCGGCGGACGGTTAATCGTTACCACTGCAAGCCTGTCTTCACGTTCCAGTTGTATGTATTCAGCCATTTTCAAACCTCCTCTTTTCAATTATTAGAATCGCTCCAGAATCATGGCCATGCCCATGCCTCCGCCCACACAGAGAGTGGCCAGACCGTATTTATTGTTGCGGCGGGCCATCTCATGCAGCAGGGTGACCACGATACGGGCGCCTGTGCTGCCTACAGGGTGCCCCAGACCAACACCGCTGCCGTTTACATTAACAATAGCCCTGTTGAGATCTAAGAGCTTCTCGCAGGCCAGGTACTGGGCAGCAAAGGCTTCATTAAGTTCAATCAACTCTATTTGGCCCAGGGTCATTTTGGCTTTGCGAAGCGCCTTGCGTGTAGCCGGGACAGGGCCATAGCCCATTAAATCAGGTTCGACTCCAGCCCAGGCATATGAAACGATACGAGCCAGCGGTTTCATCCCAAGTTCTTTTGCCCTGGAGGCGCTCATCAGAATCACTGCAGCGGCGCCATCGTTTAAGCCCGAAGAGTTACCGGCGGTTACGGTACCGTCTTTGCGAAATACAGGCTTAAGTTTGGCCAAAGATTCAAGCGAAATATCACGCCTGGGATGTTCATCGGTATCGACAATGGTTTCACCCTTACGTGTACTGATATTTACAGGAACAATCTCTTCTTTAAATGTTCCGCCGTCGATTGCCTTCAAGGCATTGTCATGGCTGCGAAAAGCGATTTCATCCTGCTCCTCGCGGCTGATTTTATATTTTTCAGCCAGCCGTTCGGCGGTTTCACCCATCATAATTTTGTGCACCGGATCCATGAGCATTTCCCAGAGGGCGTCGGTCATCTCTCCATGCTGCAACCTCTGCCCCCAGCGGGCGCTTTTCAATACATAAGGTACAGAACTCATCGATTCCACGCCACCGGCGATTACAATATCGGCATCACCGAGGATTATCTCCTGGTAAGCTGAGACAATAGACTGCATGGCTGAACTGCACTGCCGCTGGATAGTGAAACCGGTTGTTTCAACAGGAAATCCCGCTTCCAGGGCAATGCAGCGGGCAATATTCGGCTCGTCACTGCGCTGGCTGCAGTTACCGAATATAATTTCATTGACCTGCTCTTTTTGAAGGTTGATAGCGCGTCGGACAGCTTCTTCAACAACAATTTTGCCTAACTGGAGAGCAGACAGATCACGAAGCGAGCCGCCGAAATCGCCGATGGGGGTGCGCACGGCGCTGACAATCACTACATCTTTTTTCATAAATTCACCTCCAGGCTTTGAACAGTGTCAGGGAGACACTTCTTTAGGATACATCCAAAGAAAAGGACAGGCTGTTGAAGGCCTGTCCTTTTATGTTTATTCGATCGATCTGATAAGCTTGGGAGGCAGATTCAGTGGAATATGCCCTCCAAGTTGGTTGGTTAAGCGATCTTGAACGCTTAGCCGGGCCATTGAACCTATAATTTCGGGCGGGGATAAAGACCGGCCCGCTCGACAATCTCGGGAACGACTTCTTCCCAGGCGATAGCCATGATATGAACCCCGGCCACACCTTCGATTTCTTTTAAGCGTTCGATGGTTTCGATGGCAATCTTCAGACCTTCTGCTTTTTTATCTTCCGCTCCCTTGAGCCTCTCGACCAGCTCGTCGGGAATGGTAATACCGGAAACGTTATTCTTCATATACCTGGCAGCGCCGAGCGATTTCATCGGGGTTACACCACCAAGAATAGCCACTTTCTTGTGCAGACCGCGCTCACGGACCATTTCCATCCATTTCTCGAAGCGATCGAGGTCAAATATACACTGGGTCTGAATGAAGCTTGCGCCGGCGTTTATCTTCTTCTCCAGACGATCCACACGGTATTCAAAGGGATCGGCGAAGGGGTTTTCCACTGCACCGAGGAAATAGCTTATGTCTCCTTCAAGCTCTTCCCCACCCATGAATTTCTTCTCATCGCGCAAGGTCTGCAGCCCTTTTAAAAGCTGCATTGAGTCAATATCGTAAACACCCTTGGAACCGGGTTCGTTACCAAACATCTGGTGGTCACCGGCAAGGCAAAGCATATTCTTTATACCGAGGGCATATGCGCCCAAAACATCACTCTGAAGGCAGATCCTGTTGCGGTCGCGGACAACCATCTGGATGATCGGTTCTATACCCATCTGGACCAAAACAGCGCCACAGGCGATACTGGAGGTTCTCACGATTGCTGTCTGGTTATCAGTAATGTTGCATGCTTCCACGTGGTTGCGCATTCCTTCGGCATGATGTCTGAATGCTGTAAGATCGGCGCCTTTTGGCGGTCCGAGCTCACCGGTTACTACAAACTGTCCACTGTTAATTGCTTTTTCCAGTTTACTCCCCGCGATCAATTCTAACATCCTCCCTTACTGTGGTTCTTGCGCCACCGTGGTGTGATGATCTCCAGTCCTTGGGAGGCTGAATCTCGGCAAGGTCGCCTATACGGCCAAAGCTTGTAAGGCGTTCGTGAATCAGATGCCAGGCGCAGTCGACATCTTTTCCTAACTCACATTTACCTTCTGCCGAGCCACCACACGGTCCGTTGAGGATGCTCTTGGCGCAGCGGGTAATCGGGCAGATTCCCATGGTTAGATGGAGGACACAATCCCCACATCCGAGGCAGCGTTCGACCCATACCCCCTGCTCCAACGGGTAACCCATGGAGGTAGTATTCAGGCCGGGAACTACTCTGAGCGAAGGTTCACGCTCAACCATCGTCTGTACTCCGACACCACAGGCGAGCGAAACGATCAGGTCGTAACCTTTGAGTTTTTCCAGTACATCGTCGATCATTTCAAATTCGCACTGTCTTTCAATCGAAAATACTTCTAC
Protein-coding regions in this window:
- a CDS encoding enoyl-CoA hydratase-related protein, whose translation is MAEYIQLEREDRLAVVTINRPPVNALNQSVLNELEAVFDDLAKDENVGAVIITGAGEKAFVAGADITEFPSLNSANGEKLSRRGQAVFQKIADFPAPVIAAVNGFALGGGMELALACDIRVVAENAKVGLPEVTLGIFPGYAGTQRLPRTISPGKAKELIFTGAMIDGAEAYRIGLADHLTPEGESLNKARELAAKILKVGPIAVRLAKQAVNEGLDKTLGEGQELEAALFARLCDTEDQKEGARAFLEKRPPEFKGH
- a CDS encoding methylenetetrahydrofolate reductase; translation: MLELIAGSKLEKAINSGQFVVTGELGPPKGADLTAFRHHAEGMRNHVEACNITDNQTAIVRTSSIACGAVLVQMGIEPIIQMVVRDRNRICLQSDVLGAYALGIKNMLCLAGDHQMFGNEPGSKGVYDIDSMQLLKGLQTLRDEKKFMGGEELEGDISYFLGAVENPFADPFEYRVDRLEKKINAGASFIQTQCIFDLDRFEKWMEMVRERGLHKKVAILGGVTPMKSLGAARYMKNNVSGITIPDELVERLKGAEDKKAEGLKIAIETIERLKEIEGVAGVHIMAIAWEEVVPEIVERAGLYPRPKL
- a CDS encoding 3-hydroxybutyryl-CoA dehydrogenase, which encodes MKTIGVVGAGTMGSGIAQVSAEAGFNVIMRDVEDNFVQRGLGVISKNLGRAVEKGKKTQQEADEILGRIKGTTNLEEFKSVDLVIEAVIENMELKKVLYKELDAVCRPETVLASNTSGLSITEMASATGRPDKVVGMHFFNPVPVMKLVEVIKGAATSEETFNLIMDISEKLGKEPITVNEAPLFVVNRILVPMINEAAFVLMEGVAGAEDIDKGMMLGANHPIGPLALADLVGIDVLLAVQDTLYKETGDSKYRACPLIRKMVRAGHLGRKSGRGFYSYK
- a CDS encoding acetyl-CoA C-acetyltransferase: MKKDVVIVSAVRTPIGDFGGSLRDLSALQLGKIVVEEAVRRAINLQKEQVNEIIFGNCSQRSDEPNIARCIALEAGFPVETTGFTIQRQCSSAMQSIVSAYQEIILGDADIVIAGGVESMSSVPYVLKSARWGQRLQHGEMTDALWEMLMDPVHKIMMGETAERLAEKYKISREEQDEIAFRSHDNALKAIDGGTFKEEIVPVNISTRKGETIVDTDEHPRRDISLESLAKLKPVFRKDGTVTAGNSSGLNDGAAAVILMSASRAKELGMKPLARIVSYAWAGVEPDLMGYGPVPATRKALRKAKMTLGQIELIELNEAFAAQYLACEKLLDLNRAIVNVNGSGVGLGHPVGSTGARIVVTLLHEMARRNNKYGLATLCVGGGMGMAMILERF
- a CDS encoding methylenetetrahydrofolate reductase C-terminal domain-containing protein; translated protein: MIIAERKPLEEIAAMAAPYKRVLVLGCNTCVAVCMAGGQKEAEETAALLRIHRKKENVGGEVEVFSIERQCEFEMIDDVLEKLKGYDLIVSLACGVGVQTMVEREPSLRVVPGLNTTSMGYPLEQGVWVERCLGCGDCVLHLTMGICPITRCAKSILNGPCGGSAEGKCELGKDVDCAWHLIHERLTSFGRIGDLAEIQPPKDWRSSHHGGARTTVREDVRIDRGE